The following DNA comes from Nitrogeniibacter aestuarii.
CCCCAGCGCCGTCGGCCGACGCGCACGGCATGCCGGCTCAACCCGTGAGCGCCGGTGAAATCACGGACGGGGATCGATTCACGGTGTGGACGCCCATCGGCCCCATTGCCCCGCTGGGCTGGATCCGTCTCACGGTCGATACGTCTGACCACGGCAGTTCGCTCGCCCTTGTGCTCCCGGTCATGGCAGGGGGTGCGCTGCTGGTACTGCTCGGCGCGGCAATGCTCAAGCGCGTGCTCGCCACCCCGTTCGTCGATCTGGCCGAGGCCGGTCGCTTTTCGGAGCGGATGGGCACGGACGCCGCGGACTTTCTGCACATCACGAGCACCAGCCGCGAGCTGCGCTCCTTGGCGGACACGCTGAACTGGACGGCCATCCGACTGTGGGACGAACGCGCAGCACTCAAGGAAAGCGAGGCGCGCAAGAGTGTCATTACCGAGGCGGCGCTCGATTGCATCATCACCATCGACGAACAGGGCATGGTGGTCGAGTTCAATCCGGCTGCGGAACGCACCTTCGGCTTCAGTCGCGCCGATGTTCAACAAGCCCCCCTGTCCAGGTTCATCATCCCGCCCGAACTGCGTGAAGCGCACGATCAGGGGATGGAGCGCTACCTGGCCGGTGGCGAGTCCAAGGTCCTCAATCGACTCATCGAAGTTCGGGCCATGCACAAGGACGGCACTGAATTCCCCGTCGAACTCACGGTTCTGCCGGTCGAAGTCGATGGCAAACGCCTGTTCACGGCCTATGTACGAGACATCAGCGAACGCAAGGCGGCAGCCGCTGCGCTCGAGGCCAAGGAGGCGCGCATTCGCGGCATCCTGGAAAACCTGAGCGAGCTGGTATTCGAAACCGATGCATCGCTCAACTGGCGTTACCTCAACCCGACCTGGGTGCAGCTGACCAACGCCCCTATCGACAATGCGATCGGTCGTCACGCCCTTGCCTGGCTGCCGGCCTCGGAGCGCGCGCGCTTGCGCCATGCCCTCGCGCCATTGGCGGCCGGACGCACGGAACGGGTACGTACCGACATTCGCGTGACAGGCTCCGCCGGAGAGCCTGCCTGGTTCGAAATCTTCATCCGCCCATTGCGTAGCGAAGACGGCGCACTGACCGGCTTTGCCGGCACCGCCAGCGATATCACCCGTCGAAAGGAAGTTGAACAGACCCTCCGTGAATCAAAGGAAATCGCCGAGCATGCCAACCGCGCAAAGAGCGATTTCCTCGCCAACATGAGCCACGAGATCCGCACCCCCATGAACGCCGTCATCGGCATGACCGACCTGGCCCTCGAAACCCAGCTGGACGACGAGCAACGTGAATACCTCTCGACCGTCAAACGCTCAGCCGACGCCCTGTTGAGTGTCCTGAACGACATTCTGGATTTTTCGAAGATCGAAGCGGGCAAGCTCGACTTCGAACACATTGCCTTCGGCCTGCGCGACTGTGTTTCGCTGGCCAACAAGACACTCAAGGATCAGGCCGAGCGGAAGGGGCTCACGCTCACGCAGAACGTTGACCCCACCGTGCCGGATCAACTCCTCGGCGACCCCCACCGGCTGCGCCAGGTCTTGCTCAATCTCATTTCGAACGCCATCAAGTTCACCGAAGAGGGGCACATCAGCGTCCGCGTCGGGCTCTCCCAGAGCCGGGCCAGTGAAGCCGAATTGCTGTTCACGGTCGAGGACAGCGGTATCGGCATCGCCGAGGACAAGCAAAAGATCATCTTCGAAGCATTTTCCCAGGCGGACACAACCTCAACCCGCCGCTATGGGGGCACCGGGCTTGGCCTCGCCATCTGCGCGCAGTTGGTCAGCGGCATGCAAGGCCGGATCTGGGTGGAGAGCACGCCGGACAAGGGCAGCATCTTCCGCTTCACAGCCCGCTTCGACCGCGCACAATCACAGCAACACAGCCGCGCCCGCGACATCGATCTGCGCAAAATGCGTGTTCTGGTGGCCGCGGGCAGTGAAGCGGCACGCCAGCATCTGACGACCATGGTCGAGAGCTGGCACATGCACGCCATGGCGTTCGACAGTGGCAGGAGCGCGCTGGCGGCCGTGCTGGAAGCGACGGAAGAAGAGACGGCCAAGGCACTCGTCATTGACGCCGATCTCGGCGACATGAACGCCTTCGAGTTCTATCGTCGATTGAACGAGAGTGGCCATGCGTTGCCCCCCGTGCGTCTGCTGACGGCCAATACCGGCCAGCGTGGCGATGCCGCACGTTGCCGTGAGCTTGGCATCCAGGCCTACCTCACCCGGCCGGTGGAACCCTCGGATCTGCTCGACGCCATTTTGCAGAGTCTGGGCGCCGATGGCATCACCCCTTTAATCACACGCCACAGCCTGCGTGAGCAGCGCCGGAGGATGAACCTCCTGCTGGTCGAAGACAACAAGGTCAATCAGACACTCGCCCTGAGACTGCTCGAGAAACTCGGCCATGTCACACACGTAGCGAACAACGGCCTGGAGGCACTCCAGGCCTGCGAGAATGCTCGCTTCGACGCCATTCTGATGGACTTGCAGATGCCCGAGATGGGTGGCTTTGAAGCCACTGCGATCATCCGCGAGCGGGAGCGGACACGGGGCGAATACACCCCGATCATCGCCATGACCGCTCACGCCATGCAAGGCGACCGGGAACGATGCCTGGCCGCCGGCATGGACGACTACGTACCCAAACCCGTCCAGCCGGCCGCACTGGCTGCGGCGCTGGCGACCCTGGCCGATCGGGGGGCCGGCGTTGAACCGGAGGCTTTGCCCATGACTGATCAGGACGACGACCAACCCGCTTTCGATCTGCGGGCAGTGCTGACCAATCTCGGTGACGACCGGGAATTGCTCGACCAGCTCGCCGAGCTCTATCTGGAAGACGAGGAAGACATGCGCGCGCAACTGAGCGCGGCACAGGACAGCGGCGACCTGGCCAAGCTGCACACGGCCGCCCATGCCATCAAAGGCGCGATCGCCAACTTCTCGGCCGAACCCGCCATGCGCGCGGCAAATCACGTCGAAGCCCTGTGCCGAGCCGGCGACGTGGATGCCCTGCCCGACGCCCTGGCGCGATTCAGCGCCAGACTCGACGGATTCGCAGAAGCGCTGCGTCAGCTTGGCAAGCGCGCCGACGCCTGAGGTTTTTTCAGCTGCGCTGGATCAATTCGATCTTGTAACCGTCGGGGTCTTCGACAAAGGCAATGACGGTGCTGCCGTGCTTCATCGGCCCGGCCTCCCTCACCACGTTCCCGCCGCGCTCGCGGATCGCGTCACAGGCTGCGTAGGCATCCGGAACGGCCAGCGCAATATGGCCATAGCCATTGCCCAGGTCGTAGCTGTTGGTATCCCAGTTGTGGGTCAGTTCCAGTACGGCGGTCTCGTCCTCGGGGCCGTAGCCGACAAAAGCCAGGGTGAACTTGCCCTCGGGATAGTCTTGCCGGCGCAGCAACTGCATGCCCAGCACCTCGGTGTAGAACGCCAGCGATTTATCCAGATCGCCGACACGCAGCATGGTGTGCAAAAGACGCATGAATTTCTCCTTCGAATGAGCCGGTCAGACCGCCTCCGGGTCCATCAGTTCAGGCAGCGTGCGCCCGACGGTTTTGAGCCGGACACGCGCCTGGCGTGCGCCGGGGTACACATGCTCGACCACCGCCCAGAAGGCCGGCGAATGGTCCATATGACGCAGATGCGCCACCTCGTGTGCCACCACATAGTCGATCAGATCCCGGTCCATCAGACACAGCCGCCAGTTCAGGCGAATCGCCCGGGCACTGCAACTGCCCCAGCGGGTGCGTGCGTTGGTCAGCAATACCGGGGGGGCAACGACGCCGAGCCGCTGTGCGTCACGCCGAACCCGGATGGCGAAATCCTCCAGCGCGCGTGCGCCAATGGCTTTCATGGCAGCCCGATAGACCGACTGGCCGCGCGCGCAGCGCAGCATCAGCACGGCACCGGTCTCGTCAAAACGCCATTGCGCTGCCGACCGCCCCTGTTCGACCTCGATGCGACACGGGTGGCCCAGCCAGGGGAAGGAGGCACCGTGCTCAAGCGCAATGGAGGCCGGCCGCGGGCGCTCGGCCCAGGCATCCAGGTGGCGCAACACCCAGTCGGCGTGCTCCTCCAGAAATCGCTCGATTCGTTTCAGCGACATGCGCTGGGGGGCGCTCACCCGCAGCCCACGATCATCGACACGAAGTGCCACGGTCTTGCGGCGACTGTGCGTCAGCGCATATTCGACGGGCCGGGTGCCCAGCCGGACGCGCCGTACCGGCACCACCCCGGACGGCACTACTTGTCTTCCCAGTGATACCCGCGCTCGGACAGCGTCTTGCACAGGCAGCTCATGGCTGCGGCCACTTCGTCCTTTGCGCCTTTGACGCCAAGTTCCACACTGCGCTTGCGATCACCCTCGGCAAAGCTGGGCAGCGAAAACAGGGTAACCGTGGGGTAATCGACGCAGATACGCTCCATCAGATCAATCAGACGTCCTTCGTAGGCCTCCCAGACGGTGACCGCACGCTCGACATAGTCTTCGGCGTGATGCAGATGTCTGTAATGGGTATCGAGTGCCCAGGCGACCATCGGCCAAGCCATGACCGGAAAACCCGGCACAAAGAAATGCTGGCGGATCGAGAACCCGGGAATCTGGTTGTAGGGATTCGGGATGATGTCGCTGCCCTGGGGATACACCCCCATTTGCAGACGATGGTCGGTAATTTCGTCACCGAACTTGTCGCGAATGATCTGCTCGGCCTGCGGATGCAGGACCAGAGGCAGATCGAGCGCAGCGGCGGCGCACTGGCGCGTGTGATCGTCGGGTGTCGCGCCGATGCCGCCGAAACTGAAAACGATGTCGCCGGTCTCGAAGCTCTCGCGCAGCGTCTGCGTGAGCAGTGACGGGTGATCACCCACATAGCGCACCCAGCTGAGCTTCAGGCCGCGCTCGGAGAACAACTCGATCAGTTTGGTCAGATGCTTGTCCTGACGACGACCGGAAAGAATTTCATCACCGATGATGATGGCGCCGAAACCCATGATGCGTGTTCCTCAGTAAGTGCCGTGATTCGGGCTGGAGAGGTTGCCCGTCCGGTCCCGTCGCAACGCTTCGAGCAGATAGTGCACGAAGGCCAGACCGCAGAACGCCGGCGCGAAGAGATTGACGATCGGTACGTAGGCCAGCAATGCGCAGCCAACGCCCAGGCCGAGCATGGCGCCGCTGTGGCGCGAGCGCAAACGGGTCATTTCGCCCTTGTCGGCGTGGAGCATGAGGGCGTCGTAGCCGAAAGCCTTCTTGTTCATCCAGGCCGTGAGCATCAGCGACACCACCAGTCCGACACCGGGGATGAGCCAGAACGGCAGCGAGACCAGCATGGCGAGTATGAACAGCACCACCGCCACGACGGCATTGAACGCACTGCCCGAGACGGTGCCGCCCTTGCGCATCTCCAGATCGGAGTAGCGGGTCACGGCCACCTTCTCGAGCATCATCGGCAGCGCAAAGACGGCCACGATCAGCGCCGCGGTCACATACACCAGCGGCAGGAACAGCACAGCGAGCGAAATCTTGACCATCACGAGGACGAAAGCCGCCCCCAGGTCGCTGGTGCTCATCTGGTTGGCGGCCCAGTCCCAGCTGCCGATAAAGGCCATGACCGCATCGACCATGGGTTGCCAGAATGCCACGCCAACGCCCAGCCAGATCACGGCGGCGACCAGCGAAGGCCAGATCAGATGCCAGAGGACGCCTCGCTCGGTCAGGCTTTTGACGGCACGGGCATAGGCCAGCAGGATGTCTTTCATGGGTACGCTTGTCTTCCCTGATGATGATTGTATGACGCACGACGCGCCTGCTTCAGCACGACGATTGTAGCGCGCGCATCGAAACAGCGCGGCGTGGGAAGAGACAATGCCGGACGGCGGGCGGTTCCGCGAACAGAGCCAGGAAACTCGGACAATTCAGGCCGTCGCTTCCGGGTCACCATCGTGGGTTTGCGATATCGGCAGCCAGGCACACAAGGCCGTTCGACCATCGTCCTGCGCGAGCGACATGACACCACCGTGCAAGTGCGCGATCTGGCGGCAGATGGCAAGCAACAGGCCGGTGCTCGCGGCCTGGGCATCCATCAGCTCATCCTCAAAGTAGGCATCAAAGGCCCGTGCGGCCTGGGAGGCCGGGAGCCTGGCCCCGGTATCGGTCACTTCAATGAGGCAGCCCGGCTGCGCGCCATGCTCGTCCGGGCCGGCCTGAAAACGTGCCGACAACTCGACCGTCGAGCCCTCGGGCGCACGCGCGCAGGCGTGGGAGAGCATGGCTGAAACCAGACGCGACATGAGTTGCGCATCGGCGCGCAAACGCCCCTTAAGCAGAATCCCGGTCTCAAGCGTGAGAGACTGGCTGGTGAAGCGTTCGTGCATGTCCATGCAGGCCTGCTGCAGCAGCAGGCCGATATCGAGACGTTCGAAACACTGCGCTGCGGCCTCGGGATTGAGGCTGCTCAGAATCACGAGATCGTCAACGAATCGGTTCATTTCCTCAGCGCTGGTGTGGATGCGCTCCATGTAGCTGCGCATGCGCTCCGGCTGTTCGTTGGGCAGGCGAAGCCCGAGACTTGAAAACGCCTTGATGGCATGCAGTGGGGTACGGATCTGGTGCGACACATTGGCCAGGAAACAATCCTTGGCCCGTGCCACCGAGGCGACCACCTCACGGGCGCGCACCAGATCTCGCGTCTGGGTCTCAAGCAGACCGGCCATGATGGCGGCCTCCTGGGCACGGACCTGATCACCCGCACGCCGATCACTGATGTCACGCACGAAGCCGATCACGAAACGCTCGCCATCCAGGTCGATCACCCGCGCGTTGAGCTCGACCGGATAGCGGCTACCGTCCTTGCGCTGATGCACGGATTCGAAACGCGTCATGTGCTGCTCGATCTGGCCGGAGCGAATCAGCTCGCGCATCTGCGCCAGGCTTCGCTCCGACTGCCACAGCATGACACTGGCGCCGTCGAGGGCGTCACGATCATGGCCGACCATGGCGCAGAACGCCTCGTTGGCGTCGACCACCGTGGCATCGGCATCGAGCATCACGATGCCATCGCGACTCTTGCGAAACGCCTCGATGCCCAGCACGTGACGCACCGAACTCTGTTTCGCCAGCGCCCGGCTGTGCCAGCGCTCGGAGAGAAACCCGATAGCCATCGGGAACACCATCAGCGCCGCCGCATCGTCAAGAGAAACCGGCCCCACAAGGGCGGCAAGCGCGAGATTGAATGTGGCCAGCAAGCCGGCGCCCAATGGACGCAACATCACGGCGGCAAGCATGACGCACCCGAGTACCACCGGCGTCAGCTCGCCGGCGAGGCGCAGGCTCATGCCCGTCACCAGCAAGGTGGCCGGCAACAACCAGTTGATGGATGCGCCCAGCACGGCACTGCGTCGCGCATGCGTCAAGGGCTCTGCGGGTGTGGCACCAACCTCGGACAAGCGAGCATTCAATCCATTTCTCCAGTCTGAAAACGCTGGAAACAACCTCGGTCTGGCGACAGCTCGAGGGCAGGAAGACTTAACACTTTGGTAATAATGTCACAGCCAGCCGCCGACGACATGACCCGCATCAATCAATCGAGCCTCAGCGCGGCCGGCTCTCCCACATCTTTGCCATGCGTTTCACGGAAACGGGCATCGGCGTGCGCAACTCCTGGGCGAACAGGCCGACGCGCAATTCCTCCAGCAGCCAGCGGAAGTCCTCCAGAAACGGGTCGTCGGCCCCCGTGCGCTTCATCTCGATCCATTCGCGCTCGAAGGCGCGATGAAGCGCCTGCCAGTCGGCCGTGAGTTTGGCGTCGCGATCCGGATTGTTGCGCACCTTGTCCAGCCGCAGGTTGGCCGCTTTCAGATAGCGCGGGTACTGGCTCAGTCGTTCGTAGGGCACGGTCGTGAGAAAGCGTTTGACGATCAGCCCATCCAGCTGGCGGCGAATGTCGTCCACCAAGGCGTCGAGCCCCTTGAATCCGCCCAACCGCTTCTCCAGCTGGGTACGCTCGGTCAGGATGCCGTCGGTGAGCTTGAGCAACTCCTGCCCCACCAGCATGATGCGTGGCTTGGCCTGCTCGGTGCGCTGCTCGAAGCTGGCAGCGTCGGTCGGTAGCGGGTCGATCACGCAGGTGCGCCCGAGCGTCGCGCTCACCAGCTGATCCTTCAGCTCCTGCTCGCTGCCCAGCGTCGCGTAGCGCAGGGCGACATCGCGCAAGCCACTCATGCGATGCAGCGCCTTGACCTGATCCTTCAGACGCAGGGCAAACAGCCGCGCCATGCCGATGCGATGGACGCGCTCGGCCTCTTCCGGCGTGTCGTAAGGGCGCAGCGATACGGTCTCGCCATCGTCATGCAGCGCAGGGAATCCGATGATCTCCCGGTGGCCGACCTTGAGCGAGATGAGTTCGGGCAGCTCGCCAAAGCTCCAGTCGGTGAGCCCGGCGTATTCGGACACCGCGGTCTCCGCCTCGGGCGCCTCGGCCTTGTTCTGGGCGGGCGCCTCGTCCGACGGGATCACTTCTGCGGTTTCGAGCGCCGCCTCGAACGCGGCGGCAATCTGCTTCTGGAATCGCCCGCGCAGCTCCGCCAGATTGCGCGACTGCCCCATGATCCGGCCGTGCGGGTCCATGACCCGGAAGTTCATGAAGCAATGCGGATTGAGGTTCTCCGGGCGGAAGGATTCGAGCGGCAGTTTCAGCTGCACCCGCTCCTCCACGAATTGCTGCAAGACCTTGAGCAAGGGCTGATCCGGCGTCCACTCGCCCTGCTCGACCGCATCCAGAAACGCGGTCACGCTGTCGGCCATGGGCTGCAGCCGGTGACGATGTTTCTGCGGCACGGTGCGCAGCAGGCCGTTGACCTTCTCTTCGAGCAGGCCGGGCACCAGCCATTCACAGCGATGGGCCGGCACCTGGTTGAGCATGGCCACCGGCACGGTCAGCGTCACCCCATCGTCGGCCTCGCCCGGCGCATGGACGTAGTCGAGCTTGAGCCGCTGACCAAACACGCTCATGTGCGCCGGGAAGCGCTCGGTGGTGATGCCCTCGGCCTCGTGACGCATGAGCTGCTCGCGATCCAGGTAGAGCAGTTTCGGGTCCGTTTTCTCCGCCTGCTTGCGCCACTTTTCGAAGCTGGCCAGATCGGTCACGTCCTCGGGAATCTTGGCGTCGTAAAAGGCTTCGATCAGCGCCTCGTCCACCAGCACGTCCGGTCGGCGGGCCTTGTGCTCCAGGCGCTCGATATCCGCCACGAGACGGCGGTTGTGTTTGAGAAAGCCCATGTGTCTGAGCACGCCCGCATCCACCTCTCCCGGTACCAGACCCTCGCGGATGAAGATGCGTCGGCTCTCGGCCGGATCGAACTCCCGATAGGCGACCGGACGGCGCGCATAGAGCACCACGCCATGCAGCGTGCCGCGCTCCCAGGCCCGCACGCTGCCGGCCTGCTTCGACCAGTGCGGATCGAACACATGACGCTTGATCAGATGCGCGCCCACCTCTTCGAGCCATTCGGGCTGCACCCGCGCGATGCAGCGGCCGAACAGGCGCGTGGTGTCGATCAGCTCGGCACAGACAATCCACTTGCCCGCCTTCTTCGACAGGGTCGAGCCCGGGTGCGGCCAGAACTTGATCCCGCGAGCGCCGTGGTAAGCACCGGCGGGCTGGCCCGGGCTCGGCTTTTCTTCTTCCACCCGGCAGCCCAGGTGGCCGAGCAAGCCCGTCAGCAGGGCCTTGTGAATGGCCTCGTAGCGCGCCGGGATGCTGTTTTCCCTCCAGCCGTGCTCGGCACACAGGGTGTGCAGCTGGGCGTGAATGTCACGCCACTCGCGCATGCGCAGCGGCGACAGGAAGTGCTCCTTGCACCACTGGCGCTGCTTGTTGCTGCTCTGGTGGCGCTGCACCTCTTCAAAGGCTTTCCAGGCATTCCAGTACCAGAGGAATTCCGATTTCTGGTCATTCTCGCTGCCGCGGAACAAGGCGTGTTTCTGGTCGGCCGTGCCGGCCTGCGCCTGCGGGCGGTCGCGCGGGTCCTGCACCGACAGCGCGGCGGCGATCACCAGCACCTCGTTCAGGCAGCCTTGGTCGCGTGCGGCCAGAATCATGCGCCCGATCTTGGGGTCGATCGGCAGCTTCGCCAGCTCGCGACCGCGGTCGGTGAGCTGGTTGTCCTCATCCATGGCGCCCAGCTCCTGCAGCAGCTGATAGCCATCGGCCACCGCACGGGGCGTGGGTTGATCGAGAAAGGGGAACTGATCCACCTCGCCCAACCCGAGCGAACTCATGCGCAGAATGACGGCGGCCAGCGACGAGCGCAGGATTTCCGGATCGGTGTGCGAAGGCCGGCGGTTGAATTCATCTTCCGCGTACAGGCGGATGCAGATGCCGTCGGACACACGGCCGCAACGGCCGGCCCGCTGACGCGCCGCGCTCTGGGCCACCGGCTCGATCTGCAGCTGCTCGACCTTGTTGCGCACCGAATAACGCTTGACCCGCGCCAGGCCGGTGTCGATCACATAGCGGATGCCCGGCACCGTCAGCGAGGTTTCGGCCACGTTGGTGGCCAGCACTACGCGTCGCCCCTTGGAGCGGCTGAACACCCGGCTCTGCTCCTGCGCCGACTGACGGGCAAAGAGCGGCAGAATTTCGGTATCGGCCACATGGTGCGCCTTGCGCAAGGCCTCGGCGGATTCGCGGATCTCGCGCTCGCCAGGCAGGAAGACGAGGATGTCGCCCGGCCCTTCGCGCTGCGCCTCGTCCACCGCATCCACCAGCCCTTCCCACGTGTCCTGGTTGCGCTTGGTCTTGGTGGCGTCTTCGTCGGGCCGGTAGCGCACTTCGATCGGATACAGCCGGCCGGACACCTCGATCACCGGCGCCGGCTTGCCCGCCCGGTCGGCAAAGTGATTCGCAAAACGTTCGGCGTCGATGGTGGCCGAGGTGATGATCACTTTCAGATCCGGTCGCCTGGGCAGCAGGCGCTTGAGGTAACCGAGCAGGAAGTCGATGTTCAGGCTGCGCTCATGCGCCTCGTCGATGATGAGTGTGTCGTAGGCATTCAGATACCGGTCGCCCAGGGTCTCGGCGAGCAGGATGCCGTCCGTCATGAGCTTGATATGACTCGTCGGGCTCAGGCGGTCGGTGAAGCGGATCTTGTAGCCCACCGCCTGTCCAAGCGGGCTGTTCAGCTCTTCGGCGATGCGTTCCGCCGTGCTTCGCGCGGCAATTCGCCGGGGCTGCGTGTGCCCGATGAGCCCGCCAATGCCACGGCCCAGCTCGAGACACATCTTGGGCAGCTGGGTGGTTTTGCCCGAACCGGTCTCGCCGCAGATGATCACCACCTGATGCGCCTGCAGCGTCTCCAGAATCAGCTCGCGCTGCGCGCTGACCGGCAGTTCTTCCGGATAGGTCGGCGTGGGCACGGCCCTGGCGCGCGCCTCGAATCGCGCCATGGACGCCTTGATCTGTTCGCGCAGCTTCTCCGGCAATGCGTCGAGCGCAGGCGGCACGGGCTTCAGG
Coding sequences within:
- a CDS encoding PAS domain S-box protein, whose product is MKSLFDTLRPDSLERRIIAWFMAWGLALVLLATLYLSVTFPRAAVEAHEAHARALAAHAAAMTEQAAATTNQALLEQQLAQFANQPHLMSLTVLDRQGQALAAVAPPALAPAPSADAHGMPAQPVSAGEITDGDRFTVWTPIGPIAPLGWIRLTVDTSDHGSSLALVLPVMAGGALLVLLGAAMLKRVLATPFVDLAEAGRFSERMGTDAADFLHITSTSRELRSLADTLNWTAIRLWDERAALKESEARKSVITEAALDCIITIDEQGMVVEFNPAAERTFGFSRADVQQAPLSRFIIPPELREAHDQGMERYLAGGESKVLNRLIEVRAMHKDGTEFPVELTVLPVEVDGKRLFTAYVRDISERKAAAAALEAKEARIRGILENLSELVFETDASLNWRYLNPTWVQLTNAPIDNAIGRHALAWLPASERARLRHALAPLAAGRTERVRTDIRVTGSAGEPAWFEIFIRPLRSEDGALTGFAGTASDITRRKEVEQTLRESKEIAEHANRAKSDFLANMSHEIRTPMNAVIGMTDLALETQLDDEQREYLSTVKRSADALLSVLNDILDFSKIEAGKLDFEHIAFGLRDCVSLANKTLKDQAERKGLTLTQNVDPTVPDQLLGDPHRLRQVLLNLISNAIKFTEEGHISVRVGLSQSRASEAELLFTVEDSGIGIAEDKQKIIFEAFSQADTTSTRRYGGTGLGLAICAQLVSGMQGRIWVESTPDKGSIFRFTARFDRAQSQQHSRARDIDLRKMRVLVAAGSEAARQHLTTMVESWHMHAMAFDSGRSALAAVLEATEEETAKALVIDADLGDMNAFEFYRRLNESGHALPPVRLLTANTGQRGDAARCRELGIQAYLTRPVEPSDLLDAILQSLGADGITPLITRHSLREQRRRMNLLLVEDNKVNQTLALRLLEKLGHVTHVANNGLEALQACENARFDAILMDLQMPEMGGFEATAIIRERERTRGEYTPIIAMTAHAMQGDRERCLAAGMDDYVPKPVQPAALAAALATLADRGAGVEPEALPMTDQDDDQPAFDLRAVLTNLGDDRELLDQLAELYLEDEEDMRAQLSAAQDSGDLAKLHTAAHAIKGAIANFSAEPAMRAANHVEALCRAGDVDALPDALARFSARLDGFAEALRQLGKRADA
- the gloA gene encoding lactoylglutathione lyase translates to MRLLHTMLRVGDLDKSLAFYTEVLGMQLLRRQDYPEGKFTLAFVGYGPEDETAVLELTHNWDTNSYDLGNGYGHIALAVPDAYAACDAIRERGGNVVREAGPMKHGSTVIAFVEDPDGYKIELIQRS
- a CDS encoding M48 family metallopeptidase, encoding MPSGVVPVRRVRLGTRPVEYALTHSRRKTVALRVDDRGLRVSAPQRMSLKRIERFLEEHADWVLRHLDAWAERPRPASIALEHGASFPWLGHPCRIEVEQGRSAAQWRFDETGAVLMLRCARGQSVYRAAMKAIGARALEDFAIRVRRDAQRLGVVAPPVLLTNARTRWGSCSARAIRLNWRLCLMDRDLIDYVVAHEVAHLRHMDHSPAFWAVVEHVYPGARQARVRLKTVGRTLPELMDPEAV
- a CDS encoding competence/damage-inducible protein A; this translates as MGFGAIIIGDEILSGRRQDKHLTKLIELFSERGLKLSWVRYVGDHPSLLTQTLRESFETGDIVFSFGGIGATPDDHTRQCAAAALDLPLVLHPQAEQIIRDKFGDEITDHRLQMGVYPQGSDIIPNPYNQIPGFSIRQHFFVPGFPVMAWPMVAWALDTHYRHLHHAEDYVERAVTVWEAYEGRLIDLMERICVDYPTVTLFSLPSFAEGDRKRSVELGVKGAKDEVAAAMSCLCKTLSERGYHWEDK
- a CDS encoding EI24 domain-containing protein, which codes for MKDILLAYARAVKSLTERGVLWHLIWPSLVAAVIWLGVGVAFWQPMVDAVMAFIGSWDWAANQMSTSDLGAAFVLVMVKISLAVLFLPLVYVTAALIVAVFALPMMLEKVAVTRYSDLEMRKGGTVSGSAFNAVVAVVLFILAMLVSLPFWLIPGVGLVVSLMLTAWMNKKAFGYDALMLHADKGEMTRLRSRHSGAMLGLGVGCALLAYVPIVNLFAPAFCGLAFVHYLLEALRRDRTGNLSSPNHGTY
- a CDS encoding sensor histidine kinase is translated as MNARLSEVGATPAEPLTHARRSAVLGASINWLLPATLLVTGMSLRLAGELTPVVLGCVMLAAVMLRPLGAGLLATFNLALAALVGPVSLDDAAALMVFPMAIGFLSERWHSRALAKQSSVRHVLGIEAFRKSRDGIVMLDADATVVDANEAFCAMVGHDRDALDGASVMLWQSERSLAQMRELIRSGQIEQHMTRFESVHQRKDGSRYPVELNARVIDLDGERFVIGFVRDISDRRAGDQVRAQEAAIMAGLLETQTRDLVRAREVVASVARAKDCFLANVSHQIRTPLHAIKAFSSLGLRLPNEQPERMRSYMERIHTSAEEMNRFVDDLVILSSLNPEAAAQCFERLDIGLLLQQACMDMHERFTSQSLTLETGILLKGRLRADAQLMSRLVSAMLSHACARAPEGSTVELSARFQAGPDEHGAQPGCLIEVTDTGARLPASQAARAFDAYFEDELMDAQAASTGLLLAICRQIAHLHGGVMSLAQDDGRTALCAWLPISQTHDGDPEATA
- the hrpA gene encoding ATP-dependent RNA helicase HrpA, whose translation is MVADRHRFLRALGRLKPVPPALDALPEKLREQIKASMARFEARARAVPTPTYPEELPVSAQRELILETLQAHQVVIICGETGSGKTTQLPKMCLELGRGIGGLIGHTQPRRIAARSTAERIAEELNSPLGQAVGYKIRFTDRLSPTSHIKLMTDGILLAETLGDRYLNAYDTLIIDEAHERSLNIDFLLGYLKRLLPRRPDLKVIITSATIDAERFANHFADRAGKPAPVIEVSGRLYPIEVRYRPDEDATKTKRNQDTWEGLVDAVDEAQREGPGDILVFLPGEREIRESAEALRKAHHVADTEILPLFARQSAQEQSRVFSRSKGRRVVLATNVAETSLTVPGIRYVIDTGLARVKRYSVRNKVEQLQIEPVAQSAARQRAGRCGRVSDGICIRLYAEDEFNRRPSHTDPEILRSSLAAVILRMSSLGLGEVDQFPFLDQPTPRAVADGYQLLQELGAMDEDNQLTDRGRELAKLPIDPKIGRMILAARDQGCLNEVLVIAAALSVQDPRDRPQAQAGTADQKHALFRGSENDQKSEFLWYWNAWKAFEEVQRHQSSNKQRQWCKEHFLSPLRMREWRDIHAQLHTLCAEHGWRENSIPARYEAIHKALLTGLLGHLGCRVEEEKPSPGQPAGAYHGARGIKFWPHPGSTLSKKAGKWIVCAELIDTTRLFGRCIARVQPEWLEEVGAHLIKRHVFDPHWSKQAGSVRAWERGTLHGVVLYARRPVAYREFDPAESRRIFIREGLVPGEVDAGVLRHMGFLKHNRRLVADIERLEHKARRPDVLVDEALIEAFYDAKIPEDVTDLASFEKWRKQAEKTDPKLLYLDREQLMRHEAEGITTERFPAHMSVFGQRLKLDYVHAPGEADDGVTLTVPVAMLNQVPAHRCEWLVPGLLEEKVNGLLRTVPQKHRHRLQPMADSVTAFLDAVEQGEWTPDQPLLKVLQQFVEERVQLKLPLESFRPENLNPHCFMNFRVMDPHGRIMGQSRNLAELRGRFQKQIAAAFEAALETAEVIPSDEAPAQNKAEAPEAETAVSEYAGLTDWSFGELPELISLKVGHREIIGFPALHDDGETVSLRPYDTPEEAERVHRIGMARLFALRLKDQVKALHRMSGLRDVALRYATLGSEQELKDQLVSATLGRTCVIDPLPTDAASFEQRTEQAKPRIMLVGQELLKLTDGILTERTQLEKRLGGFKGLDALVDDIRRQLDGLIVKRFLTTVPYERLSQYPRYLKAANLRLDKVRNNPDRDAKLTADWQALHRAFEREWIEMKRTGADDPFLEDFRWLLEELRVGLFAQELRTPMPVSVKRMAKMWESRPR